Proteins encoded in a region of the Candidatus Hydrogenedens sp. genome:
- a CDS encoding class II glutamine amidotransferase has translation MCRLLGVIANKSVEFRFSFKKFKSLGERNRDGWGVGWYDNSIKANIKKEGCSTIESEIYDCLSEKVYSHLIIEHVRLATTGKICKANSHPFEFNNWIFAHNGCVNRDYLFEELEQDYRNGLIGDCTDSEVYFRFLLQSINKQGGDTVQGILCGLEKIYRIGGGRTYNFLLSDGKHLYAYRDGNDLYILKRFNVDPNDYSNFEALSKETQLLLTSKSLNREKAVVICSEDITDESNWEEIAQRELVIVNQNLNIIRRKI, from the coding sequence ATGTGTCGTCTATTGGGTGTAATCGCCAACAAATCTGTGGAATTTAGATTCTCATTCAAAAAATTTAAATCTTTAGGGGAAAGAAATCGAGATGGTTGGGGTGTTGGTTGGTATGATAATTCTATCAAGGCGAATATAAAAAAGGAAGGTTGCTCTACAATTGAAAGCGAAATCTATGACTGCTTATCTGAAAAAGTATATTCTCATTTAATTATCGAACATGTTCGATTGGCAACAACAGGCAAAATATGTAAAGCAAATTCTCATCCATTTGAATTCAATAACTGGATATTTGCGCATAATGGTTGTGTAAACCGTGATTATTTATTTGAAGAACTTGAACAAGACTATAGAAATGGATTAATAGGAGACTGCACCGATTCAGAAGTATACTTCCGTTTCCTTTTGCAAAGTATAAACAAACAAGGTGGTGATACTGTTCAGGGAATTCTTTGTGGTTTAGAAAAAATCTATAGAATAGGCGGTGGTAGAACATATAATTTTCTTCTTTCTGATGGCAAACATTTATATGCATATCGCGATGGGAATGACCTATATATCCTTAAACGGTTCAATGTTGATCCCAATGATTACAGTAACTTTGAAGCACTGTCAAAGGAGACACAATTACTATTAACAAGTAAATCTTTAAATCGTGAAAAAGCAGTGGTAATTTGTTCAGAAGATATTACTGATGAATCGAATTGGGAGGAAATAGCACAAAGGGAATTGGTCATTGTTAATCAAAACCTTAATATAATTAGGCGAAAGATATAA